Proteins found in one Paenibacillus dendritiformis genomic segment:
- a CDS encoding ABC transporter ATP-binding protein, with protein MKPLELKQVVKQYADKTAVNGLSLDVEEGEIYGLLGANGAGKTTTMRMVLGLIYPDGGEIRYNGKPFHTELQRTLGYLPEERGMYPKIRVSDQVTYLAQLRGMPRKEADRNLKYWLERFNVPENYNKKIEELSKGNQQKIGFIAAIVHKPKLLILDEAFSGLDPVNVELLKETVKELRDQGTSILFSTHRMEHVEELCRNVTILQKGNAVVQGSLRELKSRYPREQVLLRAAGEVEGLASIPGVTDVNRTEEGYRIRISGEAVAQEILQKALAQGPIQHFEVKEPTLNEIFIKAVGGDSNE; from the coding sequence ATGAAGCCATTGGAGTTGAAACAGGTCGTGAAGCAGTATGCGGACAAAACAGCCGTCAACGGCTTGAGTCTGGATGTGGAAGAGGGGGAAATTTACGGGCTGCTCGGCGCGAACGGAGCCGGGAAGACGACGACGATGCGGATGGTGCTCGGTCTCATTTACCCGGATGGAGGGGAGATACGATATAACGGCAAGCCGTTCCATACCGAGCTGCAGCGCACGCTGGGATACTTGCCGGAAGAGCGGGGCATGTATCCGAAGATTCGGGTAAGCGATCAGGTGACCTACTTGGCGCAGTTGCGCGGAATGCCGCGCAAGGAAGCGGACCGGAATCTCAAATATTGGCTGGAGCGCTTCAATGTGCCGGAGAACTACAACAAGAAGATTGAGGAGCTGTCCAAGGGGAATCAGCAAAAAATCGGGTTCATCGCAGCCATCGTGCATAAGCCGAAGCTGCTCATTCTGGATGAGGCGTTCAGCGGGCTTGATCCGGTCAATGTCGAGCTGCTGAAGGAGACCGTCAAGGAGCTTCGCGACCAGGGCACGAGCATTCTGTTCTCGACCCACCGGATGGAGCATGTCGAGGAACTGTGCCGCAATGTGACGATCTTGCAGAAGGGCAATGCGGTCGTCCAAGGCTCGCTGCGGGAGTTGAAGTCCCGTTACCCGCGGGAGCAGGTGCTGCTTCGCGCCGCCGGAGAAGTGGAAGGGCTGGCCTCGATTCCGGGAGTAACCGATGTGAACCGGACGGAGGAAGGATACCGGATTCGGATCAGCGGCGAGGCTGTCGCGCAGGAGATTTTGCAGAAGGCGCTCGCCCAAGGTCCGATTCAGCATTTCGAAGTGAAGGAGCCGACCTTGAATGAAATCTTCATCAAGGCGGTAGGAGGTGATTCGAATGAATAA
- a CDS encoding ABC transporter permease: MNNVWTVIGFTLRTKLMTKSFLISTLVLALLISVGANVPYFISLFSNNEPTTIGVVSGPHPDIAKSLTDHYAKQEKADFRFVPYTDATDEQLKKDVQAGKIDGYITFEDKAKGEFPLVVYSGKDELGMEKESKLTGTLTLIKTEWLVKDSLTPEQIAQLNEPVQVENKTILKEGGQAGEEKNPAKKGVSVAVVTVLIILFFMTNTMTGNMIASEVTQEKSSRIMEILITSVSPLAQMFGKIIGMFILGLMQIVLFFLVMIGNLMLPHNNAPLKAINFDISMIDWGVVGGGLLLYVLGYFLYATLFAAVGSIVSRTEDLGQAIMPITMLTLAAFYIAIFSISTPNSLLVRISSYIPFFTPTSMLLRLGAGEVAWWEFGISIVILLASVFVFGWLAAKIYRTGVLMYGKRPSWKEIRKAMKAYKI, from the coding sequence ATGAATAATGTATGGACGGTTATCGGATTTACACTGCGGACCAAGCTGATGACCAAATCGTTTCTTATTTCGACGCTCGTTCTGGCTCTGCTCATTAGCGTGGGCGCCAACGTCCCGTACTTCATATCTTTATTCTCGAATAACGAGCCGACTACGATCGGCGTCGTCTCCGGGCCGCATCCGGATATCGCGAAGTCGCTCACCGATCATTATGCCAAGCAGGAGAAGGCGGATTTCCGCTTCGTTCCGTATACGGATGCGACGGATGAGCAGTTGAAGAAGGATGTGCAGGCGGGCAAAATCGATGGGTATATTACGTTCGAGGACAAGGCGAAGGGAGAATTTCCCCTTGTCGTCTATTCCGGGAAAGACGAGCTCGGCATGGAGAAGGAATCGAAGCTGACGGGCACGCTCACGCTGATTAAGACGGAGTGGCTGGTCAAGGATTCGCTGACTCCGGAACAGATCGCCCAATTGAACGAGCCGGTTCAAGTCGAGAACAAGACGATCCTGAAGGAAGGCGGTCAGGCCGGCGAAGAGAAGAACCCTGCCAAAAAGGGGGTCTCGGTTGCGGTCGTCACTGTGCTCATCATCTTGTTCTTCATGACAAATACGATGACGGGGAATATGATCGCGTCCGAGGTTACGCAGGAGAAAAGCTCCCGCATTATGGAAATTCTCATTACGAGCGTCTCGCCGCTCGCCCAGATGTTCGGGAAGATTATCGGCATGTTCATCCTCGGGTTGATGCAGATTGTGCTCTTCTTCCTCGTCATGATCGGGAATCTGATGCTGCCGCATAATAATGCGCCGCTGAAGGCCATTAACTTCGATATCTCGATGATCGATTGGGGTGTCGTAGGCGGCGGCTTGCTGCTCTACGTGCTGGGCTACTTCCTGTACGCGACCTTGTTCGCGGCGGTCGGCTCGATCGTTAGCCGGACAGAAGATCTCGGCCAAGCGATTATGCCGATTACGATGCTGACGTTGGCGGCGTTCTATATTGCCATCTTCAGCATCTCGACGCCGAATTCGCTGCTGGTCAGAATCTCATCGTATATTCCATTCTTCACGCCAACCTCGATGCTGCTGCGCCTCGGCGCAGGCGAGGTGGCCTGGTGGGAATTCGGGATATCAATTGTTATCCTCCTCGCCTCGGTCTTCGTGTTCGGCTGGCTGGCGGCGAAGATCTACCGCACCGGCGTCCTGATGTACGGCAAGCGCCCGTCGTGGAAAGAGATCCGCAAGGCAATGAAGGCGTACAAGATTTAA
- a CDS encoding small multi-drug export protein → MKEANVLLQSAAVFLVSMVPFLEGYVAAPIGIMLGMSPIPVMAVALIGNWLSIMLIIVLYGKWSVGRQGTGSGKRMERARKIFGKYGVPGVALIGPLVFGHHIGAFISLVSGAPKSYVTLWQTIGVALWTVGAGALAMLGIDIVSHLR, encoded by the coding sequence GTGAAGGAGGCCAATGTGCTGCTGCAATCGGCCGCGGTGTTTCTTGTCTCGATGGTTCCTTTTCTGGAAGGATATGTAGCTGCGCCAATCGGCATTATGCTTGGGATGTCGCCAATCCCGGTCATGGCTGTCGCGCTGATCGGGAACTGGTTGTCCATCATGCTCATTATTGTTCTGTATGGCAAATGGAGCGTCGGCAGGCAGGGGACGGGAAGCGGAAAGCGAATGGAGAGGGCCCGGAAGATATTCGGCAAATATGGCGTGCCGGGCGTGGCGTTGATCGGTCCGCTCGTATTTGGCCATCATATTGGCGCGTTCATTTCACTGGTGTCGGGGGCACCCAAGAGCTATGTGACCTTGTGGCAGACCATAGGCGTTGCCCTGTGGACGGTCGGCGCGGGCGCATTGGCCATGCTGGGCATCGATATCGTCAGTCACCTGAGATAG
- a CDS encoding bifunctional 2',3'-cyclic-nucleotide 2'-phosphodiesterase/3'-nucleotidase, which translates to MKKLKALTCFLAVMLLSSAFSMTAFGEAAQGPKLKLRLMETTDIHTHIVNHDYYQDKETDEFGLAKTASLITKARQEVANSMLFDNGDLIQGNPLGDYAAQIKPLQDGQVHPVFKAMNLLKYDAAGIGNHEFNYGLEFLDRSLKGSAFPYVNANVYIDDGDNNPDNDKNYFKPYEILTRTFKDDAGQDVTLKIGVIGFVPPKVMEWDKANLEGKVVVRDIIETAEKFVPKMKQEGADLIVAIPHSGFDSSPRKGNDDNTVYYLTQVKGIDAVMFGHDHNVFPSPDFENIEGVDVKKGTIHGTPAVMPGFWGDHLGIIDLTLEKSNGKWTVVDSQSEARPIYDKANKKPLVDADQRIVDAVKADHEGTIEYVRQPIGETTAPINSFFSVVRDDPSVQIVSNAQKWYTEKYILGTSYEGIPVLSAAAPFKAGGRWGPSYFTDIPAGTLAVKSAADLYVYPNTVNVVLLNGDEVKEWLEHAAGQFNQIVPGKAGEQPLINEEFPTYLFDVIDGVTYQIDVTQPARYNRQGQLAAPDSHRIVNLQYNGKPVTKEQKFLVATNNYRASGGGNFPNLDGSNIVISSPDETRQILIDYIAQNKKINPTADNNWSFVPIHGEADVTFRTSPKAQEAAAQAGGMQFIGLESDGFAKFSLDMSAGEEQQTTPEKPSASDALVPVRTKAEEGGIDIVYNNKTKTVTLTKGDATVIYILNSHEIQVNGQKQPVQSKLTDNRLWLPESILQSLSATAPAAS; encoded by the coding sequence ATGAAGAAATTGAAAGCGTTAACATGTTTTCTTGCCGTCATGCTGCTAAGCAGCGCATTCTCCATGACGGCGTTCGGCGAGGCGGCGCAGGGGCCGAAGCTGAAGCTGCGGCTGATGGAGACGACCGACATTCATACACATATTGTGAATCATGATTACTACCAGGATAAGGAAACCGACGAGTTCGGCCTGGCGAAGACGGCTTCGCTCATTACGAAGGCGCGTCAAGAGGTGGCGAACAGCATGCTGTTCGATAACGGGGACCTGATTCAAGGCAATCCGCTGGGAGATTATGCGGCCCAAATCAAGCCGCTTCAGGACGGCCAGGTCCATCCGGTGTTCAAAGCGATGAATCTGCTGAAGTACGATGCGGCCGGGATCGGGAACCATGAGTTCAACTATGGTCTGGAGTTCCTCGATCGCAGCTTGAAGGGATCCGCGTTCCCTTACGTGAATGCCAATGTTTACATCGATGATGGCGACAACAACCCGGACAACGATAAAAATTATTTCAAGCCGTATGAAATCTTGACGAGAACGTTCAAGGATGACGCTGGCCAAGACGTTACGCTGAAGATCGGGGTCATCGGATTCGTGCCGCCGAAGGTCATGGAGTGGGACAAGGCGAACCTGGAAGGCAAGGTTGTCGTCAGGGACATTATCGAGACCGCGGAGAAGTTCGTGCCGAAGATGAAGCAGGAAGGCGCCGATCTCATCGTCGCGATTCCTCACTCCGGCTTCGACAGCAGCCCGCGGAAGGGCAATGATGACAACACGGTCTACTATTTGACCCAGGTCAAAGGAATCGACGCCGTCATGTTCGGGCATGACCATAACGTCTTCCCGAGTCCGGACTTCGAGAACATCGAAGGGGTCGATGTGAAGAAAGGAACCATTCACGGGACTCCTGCGGTCATGCCGGGATTCTGGGGTGATCACCTTGGGATCATCGATCTGACCTTGGAGAAGTCCAACGGGAAATGGACCGTCGTCGACAGTCAGTCCGAAGCCCGTCCGATCTATGATAAAGCGAATAAGAAGCCGCTTGTCGATGCCGATCAGCGCATCGTGGATGCCGTGAAGGCGGATCATGAAGGCACGATCGAATATGTGCGCCAGCCGATTGGGGAGACGACGGCGCCGATCAACAGCTTCTTCTCCGTCGTGCGCGACGATCCATCCGTTCAGATCGTTTCCAATGCCCAGAAATGGTATACGGAAAAATATATTCTAGGCACTTCCTATGAAGGAATTCCGGTTCTGTCGGCGGCAGCTCCATTCAAGGCAGGCGGACGCTGGGGCCCGAGCTATTTCACGGATATTCCGGCAGGGACACTGGCCGTGAAGAGCGCGGCTGATCTGTATGTGTATCCGAATACGGTGAATGTGGTGCTGCTCAATGGCGATGAAGTAAAAGAATGGCTGGAGCATGCGGCTGGGCAATTCAACCAGATTGTGCCGGGCAAGGCGGGAGAGCAGCCGCTCATCAATGAAGAATTCCCAACGTATCTATTCGATGTTATCGACGGCGTTACGTACCAGATCGACGTGACGCAGCCTGCCCGCTACAATCGGCAGGGTCAACTGGCGGCGCCAGACTCGCACCGGATCGTCAATCTGCAATATAACGGGAAGCCGGTGACGAAGGAACAGAAATTCCTGGTTGCCACGAACAATTACCGTGCGAGCGGCGGAGGCAACTTCCCGAATCTGGACGGATCCAATATCGTGATCTCTTCGCCGGACGAGACACGGCAAATCTTGATCGATTACATCGCGCAGAACAAAAAAATCAATCCGACTGCGGATAACAACTGGTCCTTCGTCCCGATTCATGGGGAGGCCGATGTCACGTTCCGCACGTCTCCGAAGGCCCAGGAGGCAGCGGCTCAAGCCGGAGGCATGCAATTCATCGGGCTGGAGAGCGACGGCTTCGCCAAGTTCTCGCTGGACATGTCGGCGGGCGAGGAGCAGCAGACGACGCCGGAGAAGCCATCCGCTTCGGATGCCCTTGTTCCGGTGCGGACGAAGGCGGAGGAGGGAGGCATCGACATCGTCTATAACAACAAGACGAAGACGGTAACCTTGACCAAAGGCGATGCCACTGTCATTTATATCTTGAATTCGCACGAGATTCAGGTGAATGGCCAGAAGCAGCCGGTTCAATCGAAGCTGACGGACAATCGGCTATGGCTGCCGGAATCGATTCTGCAATCATTGAGCGCGACCGCTCCGGCGGCCAGCTAA
- a CDS encoding Ger(x)C family spore germination protein, producing MNARWKRVVILPLAAMILLGLPGCWDAKNIQDINYIAAIGIDYVGGKYVIYTQSLDFMNVAKQETKANEPAPIWVGRATGYTLDMAINAIYTASPLRVLFEHTSALIITERAMKHDINHLMDALRRYREVRYTPWVFGTKEPLDKLLSVTNVFNISPLTSLLHHPEDVYQQSSFIAPLALQKVTSELGEPDSSVILPSLITQETQWVENGKPSGQYLINGAYIIVNGKNKKWISWRDLMGLRWLTRTTARTPVVVGNEQKPEAVLSMYYPMSRIQVSMKNNQPVFHISLKVSGHLDEMLENIPVAKLRRMLNEKIEKDIRHTFEKGLEHGIDIYNLKNEVYRKKLKLWKALGNGKDIRLTPDSIASIKINAEIHHSGAYKYINPK from the coding sequence ATGAACGCTAGATGGAAGCGGGTTGTCATCCTCCCGCTCGCGGCAATGATCCTTCTCGGTCTGCCCGGCTGCTGGGATGCCAAAAATATTCAGGACATTAACTACATTGCGGCCATCGGCATCGATTATGTGGGCGGAAAATACGTTATCTACACGCAATCGCTCGACTTCATGAACGTTGCCAAACAGGAGACGAAAGCGAACGAGCCTGCTCCGATCTGGGTTGGACGCGCCACAGGCTACACGCTGGACATGGCCATTAACGCCATCTATACTGCCTCCCCGCTGCGCGTTCTGTTCGAGCATACCTCCGCCCTTATCATTACGGAGAGAGCGATGAAGCATGATATCAACCACCTGATGGACGCGCTGCGCCGATACCGGGAAGTTCGTTATACGCCCTGGGTGTTCGGCACGAAGGAGCCCCTGGACAAGCTGCTGTCGGTCACGAATGTGTTCAACATTTCGCCGCTCACGTCTCTGCTTCATCACCCGGAGGACGTCTATCAGCAGAGCTCCTTCATCGCCCCGCTCGCGCTGCAGAAGGTGACATCGGAACTGGGAGAACCGGATTCCTCCGTTATCCTCCCGTCATTGATCACGCAAGAGACGCAATGGGTCGAAAACGGGAAGCCAAGCGGACAGTACTTAATCAACGGGGCTTATATCATCGTGAACGGGAAAAATAAGAAATGGATATCATGGAGAGATCTGATGGGCCTGCGCTGGCTGACAAGGACAACGGCGCGCACGCCCGTGGTCGTCGGCAACGAACAGAAGCCGGAAGCCGTACTGTCGATGTACTATCCGATGAGCCGGATTCAAGTATCGATGAAGAACAATCAGCCCGTCTTTCATATCAGCCTGAAGGTATCCGGACATCTGGACGAAATGCTGGAAAATATTCCGGTTGCGAAGCTGCGCCGCATGTTGAACGAAAAAATCGAAAAAGATATCCGCCATACGTTCGAGAAGGGGTTGGAGCATGGCATTGATATTTATAACTTGAAAAACGAGGTGTACCGCAAGAAGCTGAAGCTGTGGAAAGCCCTCGGCAACGGAAAAGATATTCGGCTTACTCCCGACTCAATCGCCTCAATCAAGATTAACGCGGAGATTCACCATAGCGGCGCCTACAAGTATATTAATCCGAAGTAG